The Prevotella sp. E2-28 genome includes the window CTTCGAACTCAGGACGGTCGGTGCCTACTTTAGCCCAAAGGCTCTGGTCTGCCAGATAGTTCTGAATAGTGTAAGGCAATACGAAGTAACCGTCAGCCAGACCCTGCATCAGAGCAGAAGCACCCAGACGGTTAGCACCGTGGTCAGAGAAGTTACACTCACCAATAGCGAACAGACCGGGGATAGTGGTTTGCAACTCGTAGTCAACCCAGATACCACCCATGGTGTAGTGAACAGCGGGGAAGATCATCATGGGCTTGTAGTACTTCACACCATTGATTTCCTTAGCAAACTCGCCAGGGAATACGTCTGTGATCTCCTCGTACATTTCGAAGAGGTTACCGTAGCGCTGCATGATAACGTCGATACCCAGACGGTTGATAGACTCAGAGAAGTCGAGGTAAACGGCCAAACCAGTGTTATTAACGCCGAAGCCCTTGTCGCAGCGCTCCTTAGCGGCACGAGAGGCCACGTCACGAGGAACGAGGTTACCGAAGGCTGGATAACGGCGCTCCAGATAGTAGTCGCGATCTTCCTCAGCAATGTCCCAAGGATTGATCTCGCCCTTCTGCAGCTTCTTAGCATCTTCAATGTTCTTTGGTACCCAAATACGACCATCGTTACGCAGTGACTCAGACATCAGCGTCAGCTTAGACTGCTTGTCGCCGTGAACGGGGATACAGGTGGGGTGAATCTGAACGTAAGAGGGGTTTGCAAAGTAAGCACCCTTACGATAGCACTGAACGGCTGCGGTACAGTTACATCCCATTGCGTTGGTAGAGAGGAAGTAAGTGTTACCGTAACCACCAGTAGCGATAACTACGGCGTTAGCGCTGAAGCGCTCCAACTTACCTGTGGTGAGGTTCTTGGCGATGATACCACGAGCGTGACCATCAACAATTACCACATCCTCCATCTCATAGCGGGTGTACAACTTAACTTTGCCGGCATTTACCTGACAGCTCAGTGAGCTATAGGCACCCAGCAGCAGCTGCTGACCAGTCTGACCCTTAGCGTAGAAGGTACGGCTTACCTGAGCACCACCGAACGAACGGTTAGCCAGCATGCCACCGTACTCACGAGCGAAAGGAACACCCTGAGCTACGCACTGGTCAATAATATTGTTTGAAACCTCTGCCAAACGATAAACGTTGGCCTCGCGAGCGCGATAGTCACCACCCTTCACGGTGTCATAGAATAGACGGTAGATAGAGTCACCATCATTCTGATAGCACTTGGCAGCGTTGATACCACCCTGAGCAGCGATAGAGTGAGCGCGACGAGGAGAGTCCTGAATACACAGGTTAATCACGTTGAAGCCCATCTCACCGAGTGAAGCAGCTGCAGAAGCACCAGCCAAACCGGTACCTACCACAATTACGTCGAGCTTC containing:
- a CDS encoding fumarate reductase/succinate dehydrogenase flavoprotein subunit, producing the protein MAKVLDSKIPAGPVPEKWKEYKAHQRLVNPKNKLKLDVIVVGTGLAGASAAASLGEMGFNVINLCIQDSPRRAHSIAAQGGINAAKCYQNDGDSIYRLFYDTVKGGDYRAREANVYRLAEVSNNIIDQCVAQGVPFAREYGGMLANRSFGGAQVSRTFYAKGQTGQQLLLGAYSSLSCQVNAGKVKLYTRYEMEDVVIVDGHARGIIAKNLTTGKLERFSANAVVIATGGYGNTYFLSTNAMGCNCTAAVQCYRKGAYFANPSYVQIHPTCIPVHGDKQSKLTLMSESLRNDGRIWVPKNIEDAKKLQKGEINPWDIAEEDRDYYLERRYPAFGNLVPRDVASRAAKERCDKGFGVNNTGLAVYLDFSESINRLGIDVIMQRYGNLFEMYEEITDVFPGEFAKEINGVKYYKPMMIFPAVHYTMGGIWVDYELQTTIPGLFAIGECNFSDHGANRLGASALMQGLADGYFVLPYTIQNYLADQSLWAKVGTDRPEFEEAEKAVNAEIDRLMNIKGKRSVDSIHKELGHIMWEYVGMGRTAEGLKTGLKKMHELEKEFDTNLFVPGTKEGLNVELDKAIHLRDFFTMGQLVAFDALSRNESCGGHFREEYQTEEGEAKRDDENYFYVGCWEYKGKGNEPELIKEPLEYEAIKVQTRNYKN